Proteins encoded together in one Deinococcus radiopugnans ATCC 19172 window:
- a CDS encoding MgtC/SapB family protein, translated as MESFWNELKLMQGLLVAFVLSGAIGWERERLHRSAGLRTHMLVGMSSALFVVLAETLVSTFGGRDFGVRFDMIGLLGAVVSGISFLGAGVIFSERGRAKGLTTAAGLLATAGVGVACGLHLYVLATGATLLFLFTLAGVRRLAENKDNPIREEEE; from the coding sequence ATGGAATCTTTCTGGAACGAACTCAAGCTGATGCAGGGGCTGCTGGTGGCCTTCGTCCTCAGCGGCGCGATTGGCTGGGAACGCGAGCGGTTGCACCGCAGCGCCGGTCTGCGCACGCACATGCTGGTGGGCATGAGCTCGGCGCTGTTTGTGGTGCTGGCCGAGACGCTGGTCAGCACGTTCGGGGGACGGGATTTCGGCGTGCGCTTCGACATGATCGGGCTGCTGGGCGCAGTCGTCAGCGGCATCAGCTTTCTGGGCGCGGGCGTGATCTTCTCGGAACGGGGCCGGGCCAAGGGGCTGACCACGGCGGCGGGCCTGCTGGCGACGGCGGGCGTGGGCGTGGCCTGCGGGCTGCACCTGTACGTGCTGGCCACAGGGGCCACGCTGCTGTTCCTGTTCACGCTGGCGGGGGTGCGGCGACTGGCCGAGAACAAGGACAATCCCATCAGGGAGGAGGAGGAGTAG
- a CDS encoding dihydrofolate reductase family protein, whose translation MQDTRRKLVYFIACTLDGFIARPDGNADFFETTEPYLSELAATFPETFPTHVRAALGITAEGQHFDSVIMGRRTYDPALQLGIASPYAHLRQYVFSRNLPPSADPAVTVLADSPVSLVQTLKAEKTGREIWLCGGGELAGQLLPEIDEVILKLNPVAIGSGIPLFGRAAGLHHFELIGHQPLTGGVMLLHYRVRGDAGVA comes from the coding sequence ATGCAGGACACGCGGCGCAAACTGGTGTACTTCATCGCCTGCACGCTGGACGGCTTCATCGCCCGGCCTGACGGCAATGCCGATTTTTTCGAGACGACGGAGCCGTACCTGTCCGAACTGGCCGCGACGTTTCCGGAAACCTTCCCCACCCACGTGCGGGCGGCGCTGGGCATCACCGCAGAGGGCCAGCACTTCGACAGCGTGATCATGGGCCGCAGAACCTACGATCCGGCGCTGCAACTGGGCATCGCCAGTCCCTACGCCCACCTGCGGCAGTACGTGTTCAGCCGGAACCTGCCGCCCTCCGCTGATCCGGCGGTCACGGTGCTGGCGGATTCGCCCGTGTCCCTTGTTCAAACCCTGAAGGCTGAAAAGACCGGGCGGGAGATCTGGCTGTGTGGCGGCGGAGAACTGGCCGGACAGCTGCTGCCCGAAATCGACGAGGTGATTCTCAAGCTCAACCCGGTGGCGATTGGCTCAGGGATTCCCCTGTTCGGCAGAGCGGCTGGCCTCCACCACTTTGAACTGATCGGGCATCAGCCTCTGACGGGAGGCGTGATGCTGTTGCATTACCGGGTGCGCGGCGACGCTGGGGTGGCATGA
- the gluQRS gene encoding tRNA glutamyl-Q(34) synthetase GluQRS produces the protein MTVPARPVVGRFAPSPTGAMHLGNARTALLAWLHTRAQGGRHILRFEDLDTGRVRGWAYDATRRDLEWLGLDWDAEYLQSERLPLYAEALGRLDTYPCTCTRREIAAAAQASAGAPHGEEAVYPGLCRAGRDPNRPASRRWRVPDETVCVSDELTGANLCQSLRSDVGDFVLQRNDGVFAYHLAVVVDDAEMGVTDILRGADLWMATPRQVALQEALGYPTPRYLHVPLMTDFRGERLAKRDGAPPLMALREAGELPGKVLAELARSLGWPPFDAVPDAVTATELIPLWHQSVHFHPVKSLSQT, from the coding sequence ATGACCGTCCCAGCCCGGCCCGTGGTGGGCCGCTTCGCCCCCAGTCCCACCGGGGCCATGCATCTGGGCAACGCCCGCACGGCGCTGCTGGCGTGGCTGCACACCCGCGCGCAGGGGGGGCGCCACATCCTGCGCTTCGAGGATCTGGACACGGGCCGGGTGCGGGGCTGGGCCTACGACGCCACCCGCCGCGATCTGGAGTGGCTGGGCCTGGACTGGGACGCGGAATACCTGCAATCCGAGCGACTGCCGCTGTACGCCGAGGCCCTGGGCCGCCTGGACACCTACCCCTGCACCTGCACCCGCCGGGAAATTGCCGCCGCCGCCCAGGCCAGTGCCGGAGCGCCGCACGGGGAAGAGGCGGTATATCCGGGACTGTGCCGCGCTGGCCGTGATCCGAATCGGCCCGCATCCCGGCGCTGGCGTGTGCCCGATGAAACGGTCTGTGTGTCCGACGAGCTGACGGGAGCAAACCTCTGCCAGTCGCTGCGCTCAGACGTGGGCGACTTTGTGCTCCAGCGCAACGACGGCGTGTTCGCCTATCACCTCGCCGTGGTGGTGGACGACGCCGAGATGGGCGTGACCGACATCCTGCGCGGCGCAGACCTGTGGATGGCCACGCCGCGTCAGGTGGCTTTGCAGGAAGCGCTTGGTTATCCGACGCCGCGCTACCTGCATGTTCCGTTGATGACCGATTTTCGGGGAGAGCGTCTTGCCAAGCGGGACGGTGCGCCGCCTCTGATGGCCCTGCGGGAAGCTGGAGAATTACCGGGCAAAGTCCTCGCAGAGCTGGCGCGTAGCCTGGGATGGCCTCCCTTCGACGCCGTCCCAGACGCAGTCACGGCGACTGAGCTGATTCCACTCTGGCACCAGTCTGTGCATTTTCATCCAGTGAAATCTTTGTCACAAACTTAG
- a CDS encoding SDR family oxidoreductase — translation MSGPLIGVTGAPGNVGTPLVGELLRRGARVRVLARHPEKVRQAFADAPPSQIEFGTLEFGKRRTYLNAFDGLEKLFVLRPPAVSQVSKDMFPALDVALGAGVRHFVLLSLQGADRLPFTPHAQLEKHLEGNGAAHTFLRPSFFMQNLTTTHLPELKKGIIAVPAGNGRTSFVDANDVGEAAAVVLTEGGHENRAYELTGPDALTYREVAEIFTRVTGHLYRSTDPSPLAFYRQMRARGVDRSQILVMEAIYATARLGLAKHVSDDLPALLGRPAHSIEDFARTLPALLQGDHHA, via the coding sequence GTGAGCGGCCCGTTGATCGGCGTCACCGGAGCGCCCGGTAACGTCGGCACGCCGCTGGTGGGGGAATTACTGCGGCGCGGCGCGCGGGTGCGCGTGCTGGCCCGCCATCCCGAAAAGGTGCGGCAGGCGTTTGCGGATGCCCCGCCATCCCAGATCGAGTTCGGGACGTTGGAGTTTGGCAAGCGCCGGACGTATCTAAACGCCTTTGATGGGTTGGAAAAGCTGTTCGTGCTGCGCCCGCCCGCCGTGAGTCAGGTCAGCAAGGACATGTTCCCGGCGCTGGACGTGGCGCTGGGGGCCGGGGTGCGGCATTTCGTGCTGCTGTCCCTCCAGGGGGCCGACAGGTTGCCGTTCACGCCGCACGCGCAACTGGAGAAGCACCTGGAGGGCAACGGTGCGGCCCACACCTTTCTGCGTCCCAGCTTCTTCATGCAGAACCTGACCACCACGCACCTGCCGGAGCTGAAGAAGGGCATCATCGCCGTGCCCGCCGGAAACGGGCGCACCAGTTTCGTGGATGCGAACGACGTGGGCGAGGCCGCCGCTGTGGTGCTGACCGAGGGCGGACACGAGAACCGCGCCTACGAGCTGACCGGCCCGGACGCGCTGACCTACCGCGAGGTGGCCGAGATTTTCACCCGCGTCACCGGCCATCTGTACCGCTCCACCGATCCCAGCCCCCTCGCCTTTTACCGCCAGATGCGGGCGCGGGGCGTGGATCGCTCGCAGATTCTGGTGATGGAGGCGATCTACGCCACCGCCCGTCTGGGCCTCGCCAAACACGTCTCGGATGACCTGCCCGCGTTGCTGGGTCGCCCCGCCCACAGCATTGAGGACTTCGCCCGAACCCTTCCCGCACTGCTTCAAGGAGACCACCATGCTTAA
- a CDS encoding TetR/AcrR family transcriptional regulator, giving the protein MAQNLARREELADAGLRVLAAQGARGLTHRAVDREARVPQGTTSNYFGSRDALLGALGSRIFERLAPAPEVLGSVGRLPPTLEQATAYLQDIVARTTRHPELTLALFELRLEAVRRPALAEILRATLERNYTLDTEFHLQAGLPGGAQEVALLHYAVDGLLLDLLTVSVNGRHDPPGMVRELANRILGASRSRPPA; this is encoded by the coding sequence ATGGCACAGAATCTGGCGCGGCGGGAGGAGCTGGCGGATGCCGGTTTGCGGGTGCTGGCGGCACAAGGCGCACGGGGGTTGACCCACCGGGCCGTCGACCGCGAAGCCAGGGTGCCGCAGGGCACCACCTCCAACTACTTCGGCAGCCGTGACGCCCTGCTGGGGGCGCTGGGCAGCCGCATTTTCGAGCGGCTGGCCCCCGCTCCAGAAGTGCTGGGGAGCGTCGGCCGCCTGCCGCCCACACTGGAACAGGCCACCGCCTACCTCCAGGACATCGTGGCCCGCACCACCCGGCACCCGGAATTGACCCTGGCCCTGTTCGAGCTGCGCCTGGAAGCGGTGCGCCGTCCCGCACTGGCCGAGATCCTGAGAGCCACGCTGGAGCGAAATTACACACTGGACACCGAATTTCACCTTCAGGCGGGCCTGCCTGGCGGCGCACAGGAGGTGGCGCTGCTGCATTACGCCGTCGACGGCCTGCTCCTCGATCTCCTGACCGTTTCGGTCAATGGCCGCCACGATCCGCCGGGGATGGTGCGCGAGCTGGCGAACCGGATTCTGGGAGCAAGCCGTTCTCGGCCGCCTGCCTGA
- the pruA gene encoding L-glutamate gamma-semialdehyde dehydrogenase: protein MLKIQDYRPQHFIDFTKAENVQAYEAALKKVRAELLGKHYPLVINGERVDTAERLESVNPCDTSEVVGTTAKATIEDAERALDGAWKAFETWKTWDMDARARILLKASALLKARRLEACALMSIEVGKNYAEADVEVAEAIDFLEYYARSAMKYAGFGSSETTWFEGEENGLMSLPLGVGVSISPWNFPCAIFLGMLAAPIVAGNCVIAKPAEDAGLIAGFVADIMFEAGLPAGVLQFLPGVGKDVGEYLTTHARTRFITFTGSRAVGLHINEVAAKVQPGQKWIKKVVLELGGKDGMIVDETADLDVAVTAAVQGAFGFNGQKCSAMSRLIVVDSVYDDVVNGFVERAGKLKMGTGEENANVTAVVNQMSFDKVKGYLELAPQEGTVLLGGQAPGECGGKTGYYVQPTIVGDVKRGARLAQEEIFGPVVSVIRARDWQDALDIANSTEYGLTGGVCSRDRARLEQARQEFEVGNLYFNRKITGAIVGVQPFGGYNMSGTDSKAGGPDYLANFMQLKTVTERW from the coding sequence ATGCTTAAGATTCAGGACTACCGCCCCCAGCACTTCATCGACTTCACCAAAGCTGAGAACGTCCAGGCTTACGAGGCCGCCCTCAAGAAAGTGCGTGCCGAGTTGCTGGGCAAGCACTACCCGCTGGTCATCAACGGCGAGCGGGTGGACACTGCCGAGCGGCTGGAATCGGTCAACCCCTGCGACACCTCGGAAGTGGTAGGCACCACGGCCAAGGCGACGATTGAGGACGCCGAACGCGCCCTGGACGGCGCGTGGAAGGCCTTCGAGACGTGGAAGACCTGGGATATGGACGCCCGCGCCCGCATTCTGCTCAAGGCCTCGGCGCTGCTCAAGGCCCGCCGCCTGGAAGCCTGCGCCCTGATGAGCATCGAGGTGGGCAAAAACTACGCCGAGGCCGACGTGGAGGTGGCCGAGGCCATCGACTTCCTGGAGTACTACGCCCGCAGCGCCATGAAGTACGCGGGCTTCGGCTCGTCGGAAACCACCTGGTTCGAGGGCGAGGAGAACGGCCTGATGTCGCTGCCGCTGGGCGTGGGCGTGAGCATCAGCCCGTGGAATTTTCCCTGCGCCATCTTCCTGGGCATGCTGGCCGCACCCATCGTGGCGGGCAACTGCGTGATCGCCAAGCCCGCCGAGGACGCCGGCCTGATCGCCGGATTCGTTGCCGACATCATGTTCGAGGCCGGGCTGCCTGCCGGGGTGCTGCAATTCCTGCCGGGGGTGGGCAAGGACGTGGGTGAGTACCTGACCACGCACGCCAGAACCCGCTTTATTACCTTCACGGGCAGCCGCGCCGTGGGCCTGCACATCAACGAGGTGGCGGCCAAGGTGCAGCCCGGCCAGAAGTGGATCAAGAAAGTCGTGCTGGAACTCGGCGGCAAGGACGGCATGATCGTGGACGAGACTGCCGATCTGGACGTGGCCGTCACTGCCGCCGTGCAGGGGGCCTTCGGCTTCAACGGCCAGAAGTGCAGCGCCATGAGCCGCCTGATCGTGGTGGACAGCGTGTACGACGACGTGGTGAATGGCTTCGTGGAGCGCGCGGGCAAGCTGAAGATGGGCACCGGCGAGGAAAACGCCAACGTCACCGCCGTGGTCAACCAGATGTCCTTCGACAAGGTCAAGGGCTACCTGGAACTCGCGCCGCAGGAGGGCACGGTGCTGCTGGGCGGCCAGGCTCCCGGCGAGTGCGGCGGCAAGACGGGCTACTACGTGCAGCCCACCATCGTCGGCGACGTGAAGCGGGGCGCCCGGCTGGCGCAGGAGGAAATCTTCGGGCCGGTGGTGTCGGTGATCCGCGCCAGGGACTGGCAGGACGCCCTGGACATCGCCAACTCCACCGAGTACGGCCTGACCGGCGGCGTGTGCAGCCGGGATCGTGCGCGGCTGGAGCAGGCCCGCCAGGAGTTCGAGGTGGGCAATCTGTACTTCAACCGCAAGATCACCGGGGCCATCGTGGGCGTGCAGCCTTTCGGCGGCTACAACATGAGCGGCACCGACAGCAAGGCGGGCGGCCCGGACTACCTGGCGAACTTCATGCAGCTCAAGACCGTGACCGAGCGCTGGTAA
- a CDS encoding GntR family transcriptional regulator, with translation MTLSEHPVPAAFARPVLVRDGVYEHLRRAVLDGEMVPGERIGEVELGERLGVSRTPIREAIMRLTQDGLLVAEANKGVRVRTVTAQEARDTYIVREELDGLAAALAAAAHTADDARTLRDALAAVNASQSQDYRQQTRLDLAFHRAMAGAARNAALGDLARDLEQRVALIKHQTRTYNAHPDTAAQHAAILKAVLDRDAAAAREAARLHVRTFGALVMQDLGAAG, from the coding sequence ATGACCCTTTCCGAGCATCCTGTGCCTGCTGCCTTCGCGCGGCCGGTGCTGGTGCGGGACGGTGTGTACGAACATCTGCGCCGCGCGGTGCTGGACGGTGAGATGGTTCCAGGCGAGCGAATCGGCGAGGTGGAGCTGGGTGAACGGCTGGGCGTGTCGCGCACCCCCATCCGCGAGGCGATCATGCGCCTGACCCAGGACGGCCTGCTGGTGGCCGAGGCCAACAAGGGCGTGCGGGTGCGCACCGTGACGGCCCAGGAGGCGCGCGACACCTACATTGTGCGTGAGGAACTGGACGGCCTGGCCGCCGCGCTGGCCGCCGCCGCCCATACCGCCGACGATGCCCGGACGCTGCGTGACGCCCTGGCCGCCGTGAATGCCTCGCAGTCGCAGGACTACCGCCAGCAGACCCGGCTGGATCTGGCTTTCCACCGCGCCATGGCCGGGGCGGCCCGTAACGCTGCCCTGGGGGATCTGGCCCGCGATCTGGAACAGCGCGTCGCCCTGATCAAACACCAGACCCGCACCTACAACGCCCACCCCGACACGGCGGCCCAGCACGCCGCCATCCTGAAGGCGGTGCTGGACCGGGACGCCGCCGCTGCCCGCGAGGCCGCCCGCCTGCACGTCCGCACCTTCGGGGCGCTGGTGATGCAGGACCTGGGGGCCGCCGGTTGA
- the msrA gene encoding peptide-methionine (S)-S-oxide reductase MsrA encodes MTDATSTPTSEIPTPESTGPQQAILAGGCFWCTEAVMQQVRGVTRIESGYIGGHTPHPDYRSVCSGETGHAEAVRVTFDPQQVSYKDLLGLFFATHDPTSMNRQGADVGTQYRSAVFPLTPEQERETREVMADLDAQDVFGKPIVTSVEPATEFHVAEDYHQNYYNDNSRQPYCAAVIAPKVAKLRRDYAEKLNA; translated from the coding sequence ATGACAGACGCCACTTCCACCCCCACCAGCGAAATTCCCACCCCCGAATCCACCGGCCCGCAGCAGGCCATCCTGGCAGGCGGCTGCTTCTGGTGCACCGAGGCCGTGATGCAGCAGGTGCGCGGCGTGACCAGGATCGAGAGCGGCTACATCGGCGGCCACACCCCCCATCCCGACTACCGCAGCGTCTGCAGCGGCGAGACCGGACACGCCGAGGCCGTTCGCGTGACCTTTGACCCGCAGCAGGTGAGCTACAAAGACCTGCTGGGCCTGTTCTTCGCCACCCACGATCCCACCTCCATGAACCGTCAGGGCGCGGACGTGGGCACCCAGTACCGCAGCGCCGTGTTTCCCCTGACCCCCGAGCAGGAGCGTGAGACCCGTGAGGTGATGGCCGATCTGGACGCGCAGGACGTGTTCGGCAAGCCCATTGTCACCAGTGTGGAACCCGCCACCGAGTTCCACGTGGCCGAGGACTACCACCAGAACTACTACAACGACAACTCGCGCCAGCCGTACTGTGCGGCCGTGATCGCGCCCAAGGTGGCCAAGCTGCGCCGGGACTACGCTGAGAAGCTGAACGCCTGA
- a CDS encoding UbiA family prenyltransferase translates to MRTRVLTTPSALPLRRLLTVSRPALWINTVGTLVTGVWLTGRLYTLDPGVLALLLYLTLPFNLLIYGLNDLSDREEDARSSRKGGWQGARLTVAEGGPLLTMTLALNLPALVGLAVLLPPAASLLLAVSAVLFAAYSLPPLRLKGRPFLDGLSNVAYALPLALPALALGTPVPWWPLLALMAYSVGKHAFDAAQDIPADREAGTHTVATVLGVRGTARYALTWFAVAGALLLPVSVLTALALWLTCGGMALALLRDPTPERAARLYPLSIVTPWIVGAVAGVGLVYLLARGLWTGL, encoded by the coding sequence ATGCGAACGCGCGTCCTGACCACCCCCTCTGCCCTGCCCCTGCGCCGCCTGCTGACCGTGTCGCGGCCCGCGCTGTGGATCAATACGGTGGGCACGCTGGTCACGGGCGTATGGCTGACCGGCAGGCTGTACACGCTAGACCCCGGCGTGCTGGCGCTGCTGCTGTACCTGACCCTGCCCTTCAACCTGCTGATCTACGGCTTAAACGACCTGTCTGACCGCGAGGAGGACGCGCGCAGTTCGCGCAAGGGCGGCTGGCAGGGCGCGAGATTGACCGTGGCCGAGGGCGGCCCGCTGCTGACCATGACGCTGGCGCTCAACCTGCCTGCGCTGGTGGGACTGGCCGTGCTGCTGCCGCCCGCCGCATCGCTGCTGCTGGCGGTGTCCGCCGTGCTGTTCGCAGCCTACAGCCTGCCGCCGCTGAGATTGAAGGGCCGCCCGTTTCTGGACGGTCTGAGCAACGTGGCCTACGCCCTGCCGCTGGCGCTGCCCGCGCTGGCGCTGGGAACGCCGGTGCCGTGGTGGCCCCTGCTGGCGCTGATGGCGTACTCGGTGGGCAAACACGCCTTCGACGCCGCGCAGGACATTCCCGCAGACCGCGAGGCCGGGACGCACACGGTGGCAACGGTGCTCGGCGTGCGCGGCACGGCCCGGTATGCGCTGACGTGGTTCGCAGTGGCCGGGGCACTGCTGCTGCCGGTGTCGGTGCTGACGGCGCTGGCGCTGTGGCTGACCTGCGGCGGCATGGCGCTGGCGCTGCTGCGTGACCCCACGCCGGAGCGGGCCGCGCGACTGTACCCGCTGAGCATCGTGACCCCGTGGATTGTGGGCGCGGTGGCGGGGGTGGGGCTGGTGTACCTGCTGGCACGCGGGCTGTGGACGGGCCTCTGA
- a CDS encoding proline dehydrogenase family protein, whose amino-acid sequence MIDQIYRKAVLTVSGQKFVEDLVRKQGWGLAQRFVAGEEVDGAIAAVKELQTEGILGNLDLLGEFVASPDKANEFADKVLHLLDAAHAAGVMPYASVKLSAVGQGQTVDGQDLGLINARRIVGKAKEYGGFICLDMEDHPRVDQTLEQFRILAQEFGTQHVGTVLQSYLYRTEEDRNSLDDLHPNLRIVKGAYLEPESVAMPDKADVDASYRKLVYAHMKAGNYVNVATHDENIIEDVKHFALAHGIEKDAYEFQMLYGVRRDLQRELAAAGYRVRAYIPYGRDWYPYFSRRIAERPANVMFILKGMLKG is encoded by the coding sequence ATGATTGACCAGATTTACCGCAAGGCCGTCCTGACTGTTTCGGGACAGAAGTTCGTGGAAGACCTCGTCCGCAAGCAGGGCTGGGGCCTGGCGCAGCGCTTCGTGGCCGGGGAAGAGGTGGACGGCGCGATTGCCGCCGTGAAAGAACTCCAGACCGAGGGCATCCTGGGCAACCTGGATCTGCTGGGCGAGTTCGTGGCCTCGCCGGACAAGGCCAACGAGTTCGCCGACAAGGTGCTGCACCTGCTGGACGCCGCGCACGCGGCTGGCGTCATGCCCTACGCCAGCGTCAAGCTGTCCGCCGTGGGCCAGGGCCAGACGGTGGACGGTCAGGATCTGGGATTGATCAATGCCCGTCGCATCGTGGGCAAGGCGAAGGAATACGGCGGCTTCATCTGCCTGGACATGGAAGACCACCCGCGCGTGGATCAGACCTTGGAGCAGTTCCGCATCCTGGCGCAGGAGTTCGGCACGCAGCACGTCGGCACGGTGCTGCAGAGCTACCTCTACCGCACGGAAGAGGACCGCAACAGCCTGGACGATCTGCACCCCAACCTGCGGATCGTCAAGGGCGCGTACCTCGAACCCGAGAGCGTCGCCATGCCCGACAAGGCCGACGTGGACGCCAGCTACCGCAAACTGGTCTACGCCCACATGAAGGCCGGAAATTACGTGAATGTCGCCACCCACGATGAGAACATCATCGAGGATGTCAAGCACTTCGCGCTGGCCCACGGCATCGAGAAGGACGCCTACGAGTTCCAAATGCTCTACGGCGTGCGCCGCGACCTGCAGCGCGAGCTGGCGGCGGCAGGCTACCGCGTGCGTGCCTACATCCCGTATGGCCGCGACTGGTACCCGTACTTCTCGCGCCGGATTGCCGAGCGCCCGGCGAATGTGATGTTCATTCTGAAAGGGATGCTCAAGGGGTGA
- a CDS encoding TSUP family transporter, with protein sequence MPGPEVLLYGLPLAFLAGFIDAVAGGGGTITLPTLFFMGLSPAQVVATNKLLAIFGSASSTFQYWRKGHLELALLVRLLPLALIGSAFGAYLVHFVNPDAFRTLIGVVILGVGALVLVNKRFGLEDHYPGLTARTLALTLPGAFVIGIYDGFLGPGTGTFLMFLFALAGFNLVGASGNARFINLATNLGAFVFFLIGGKMVFWIGLPMGVANALGATLGARMAMLRGSAFVKWMYGGIVLLVSVRLLFGG encoded by the coding sequence GTGCCCGGCCCCGAAGTCCTCCTGTACGGTCTGCCCCTCGCCTTTCTGGCTGGATTCATCGACGCGGTGGCGGGCGGCGGCGGCACCATCACGCTGCCCACGCTGTTCTTCATGGGACTGTCGCCGGCGCAGGTGGTGGCCACCAACAAGCTGCTCGCCATCTTCGGCTCGGCCAGCTCTACCTTCCAGTACTGGCGCAAGGGACATCTGGAACTGGCGCTGCTCGTGCGCCTGCTGCCGCTGGCGCTGATCGGCAGCGCCTTCGGCGCGTATCTGGTGCATTTCGTCAACCCGGACGCCTTCCGCACGCTGATCGGCGTGGTGATCCTGGGCGTGGGCGCACTGGTGCTGGTCAACAAGCGCTTCGGCCTGGAAGACCACTACCCCGGTCTGACCGCCCGCACGCTGGCGCTGACGCTGCCCGGCGCCTTCGTGATCGGCATCTACGACGGCTTTCTCGGCCCCGGCACCGGCACTTTTTTGATGTTCCTGTTCGCACTGGCAGGCTTCAATCTGGTGGGCGCGAGCGGCAACGCCCGCTTCATCAACCTGGCCACCAACCTGGGCGCGTTCGTCTTCTTCCTGATCGGCGGCAAGATGGTGTTCTGGATCGGCCTGCCGATGGGCGTCGCCAACGCTCTGGGCGCCACGCTGGGCGCACGCATGGCGATGCTGCGCGGCAGCGCCTTCGTCAAGTGGATGTACGGCGGCATCGTGCTGCTGGTGTCGGTGCGGCTGCTGTTCGGAGGCTGA
- a CDS encoding phytoene desaturase family protein, whose product MSVGILGGGLAGLALAALLASRGHSVTIYERDRAGGKLRREIVGGLSFDTGPSLFTFPGVWRAYLERLGEADPLALEPLTDGLGTHHTPFGAVPLPVPPGHPLHSAWETYRAKVQPLAHPIVALLTTPPRLTDPVFLRASRTLFGVVGPHLTAESWIRAQRMPPALAHAIRTHALNAGLSPADAAALYALIPALVGAEVYRPAGGMGALLNALLEFVTVRGVQVREGAEVTGIKGATLTLNGGELAQHDLLVSAMDPHRLAALRGLPAVSPTSERTVSGVAIYAALPRAAPLPATSVIPPSDFQPFRTAIRAGALPPDTLALVHAEGRRLAVLLTAPATARPLGLDHPWVRAQVERVERTLGVPGLLASADDVQALTPEHYAAGGHPGGAIYGAALPVWRGGPFHPQPYRLTPRLWQVGTGVHPGGGIPAILGGALMVDTLLARA is encoded by the coding sequence TTGAGCGTCGGCATTCTGGGCGGAGGGCTGGCGGGACTGGCGCTGGCGGCCCTGCTGGCCAGCAGAGGCCACAGCGTCACCATCTACGAGCGTGACCGTGCGGGCGGCAAGCTCAGGCGTGAGATCGTGGGTGGCCTGAGCTTCGACACTGGCCCCAGCCTGTTTACCTTTCCGGGCGTGTGGCGGGCATATCTGGAGCGGCTGGGAGAGGCTGACCCGCTGGCGCTGGAGCCGTTGACGGACGGCCTGGGCACCCACCACACCCCTTTTGGCGCAGTACCGCTGCCTGTGCCGCCGGGGCATCCACTCCATTCGGCCTGGGAAACCTACCGCGCGAAGGTTCAGCCGCTCGCCCACCCTATCGTCGCCCTGCTGACCACGCCGCCGCGCCTGACCGATCCGGTTTTTCTGCGGGCCAGTCGGACGCTGTTCGGTGTCGTCGGCCCACACCTGACCGCCGAGAGTTGGATTCGCGCTCAGCGGATGCCGCCCGCGCTGGCCCACGCCATTCGCACGCACGCCCTGAACGCGGGCCTCTCGCCTGCCGATGCAGCTGCCCTCTACGCCCTGATCCCGGCGCTGGTGGGCGCGGAGGTGTACCGGCCTGCCGGGGGAATGGGCGCTCTGCTGAACGCGCTTCTTGAATTTGTTACGGTGCGCGGAGTGCAGGTGCGGGAAGGCGCGGAGGTGACGGGAATCAAGGGAGCCACCCTCACCCTGAACGGCGGCGAGCTGGCCCAGCATGATCTCCTCGTCAGCGCGATGGATCCGCACCGACTGGCAGCATTGCGTGGCCTGCCCGCCGTGTCTCCCACATCGGAACGGACGGTGAGCGGCGTGGCGATCTACGCGGCGTTGCCCAGAGCGGCGCCGTTGCCCGCTACCTCCGTCATCCCGCCGTCCGACTTTCAACCGTTCCGCACGGCCATCCGCGCCGGAGCCTTGCCGCCCGACACGCTGGCCCTCGTCCACGCCGAGGGACGCAGGCTGGCCGTGCTGCTGACCGCCCCTGCTACCGCGCGTCCGCTGGGGCTGGATCACCCGTGGGTGCGCGCCCAGGTGGAGCGGGTGGAACGGACGCTGGGGGTGCCGGGGCTGCTGGCCTCTGCCGATGACGTGCAGGCCCTAACCCCCGAACACTACGCGGCGGGCGGCCACCCCGGCGGCGCGATCTACGGCGCGGCCCTGCCCGTCTGGCGCGGCGGGCCATTTCATCCTCAGCCCTACCGCCTGACACCCCGGCTGTGGCAGGTGGGCACGGGCGTGCATCCCGGCGGCGGCATTCCGGCGATTCTGGGCGGGGCTTTGATGGTGGACACGCTGCTCGCCAGAGCGTAA